The Pectobacterium wasabiae CFBP 3304 DNA segment AAAGTTTCTACTGACGAGTAAATCGCGTGGGCTAACGTATGCTGTGTTTGATGGCAAGCGGAACCTGTCTAAAGACGAACTCGATTTTAACATCAGTAGTGAAATCCGCATCGCACCGATTATTATCGGTAGTAAACAGACTGGATTATTTCAAGTGATACTGGGTGCAATACTGGTTGTTGCCGGGTATTTCACATTCGGCACTACGTCAACAATCGGCGTCAGTATGATGATGGGCGGGGCATCAATGGCCCTCGGAGGTGTCATCCAGATGTTAACACCAATGCAGGGCGGGTTATCAATGCGCGAATCCCCTGACAATAAACCGAGCTATGCATTCGGCGGGCCGGTTAACTCCATTGCGCAGGGTAACCCAGTTCCTATTCTCTACGGTCGCCGCAGAATCGGCGGTGCAATTATCTCTGCGGGAATTTACGCAGAAGACCAGCAGTAACATTTAACTCACCACCCCGACCCGCCGCGAGCGGGTTTTTTCGTTTCTGAGGTATCCATGCAATCAGTGATTGAAGGCCGTAAAGGTGGCAGCAGTAATGCGCGAACGCCCGTGGAGTCTCCCGACTCTATCCAGTCAACGTCTTATGCAAAAATGCTGTTGGCGCTGGGCGAGGGGGAGTTCAAGGGCGGTCTGGATGGCACTAGAATTTTTCTTGATGGGACGCCGATCACTGATGCGAACGGTAATGCTAATTTTTCCGGCGTTACGTGGGAGTTTCGGTCTGGCACACCCGATCAGTCATATATCCCAGGATTCCCCGGCGTTGAAAATGAAATCACAGTAAGCACTGAATTAACGAGCCAAATTGCGTGGGTGCGCTCACTAACGAACACGCAATTGTCTGCTGCACGACTCCGTTTCTCATGGTCTGCGTTGCAACAGCAGTATGATAACGGTGATGTGGGCGGTTATCGCGTTGAGTATGCAATTGATGTGGCCACGGACGGCGGCAGTTATCAGCAACTCCTGAGAACCGCAGTAGACGGGAAAACGACAACAAAGTATGAGCGCAGCCACCGCATTGATCTGCCCAGCGCTAATACGGGATGGCAAATCCGCGTGCGCCGTATCACGCCAAATTCAACGAGCAATCGTATAGCAGATCGCATGGTCATTGAAGCTATCACAGAGGTTATTGACGCTAAATTGCGGTATCCAGAAACAGCCCTGTTACTGGTGCAATTTGACGCTAAACAGTTCCAAAACATCCCCGCAGTTTCCTGCGAACCCGATGGCCGCATTATTCGCGTTCCGTCTAATTACGATCCGGTTGCGCGTAGCTATAGCGGAGCGTGGGACGGCGTATTTAAATGGACGTGGACAAATAACCCAGCGTGGATTTATTACGACATTCAGATCAGTGAGCGTTTTGGACTAGGTAATCGTATTCGTGCTGAGAATTTGTCGATCACTAAATGGGATTTATACCGGATTGCGCAGTATTGCGATCAGTTAGTGCCGGACGGTCGGGGCGGTAGCGGCACTGAGCCTCGTTTTCTCTGTGATGTGTACATTCAGTCACAAGAAGAGGCGTGGACTGTGCTCAACGATCTGGGCGCTATTTTTAGAGGCGCGACGTTCTGGGCTAACAATCAGATGAATGTCGTTGCTGATATGCCCCGCGACATTGATTACATCGTGACGCGTGCGAACGTCAGGGATGGGAAATTCACATACAGCAACGCGAGTGAGAAAACGCACTACAGCCAGGCTATGGTGTCGTGGTCTGACCCCGCAAACGCTTATCAGGATGCTATTGAGTCAGTTAACGATAATAAACTGGTTCGGCGTTATGGCATTAAACAGGCAGACGTTACAGCGATTGGGTGCATCCGTCAGACTGAGGCTATCCGCCGCGGAAAATGGATTCTGCACACGAACGATGCAGACCGGGCAATCTCGTACACAATGGGGTTGGATGGTGACATTCCAGTGCCAGGTTCAATCGTTGGTGTCGCTGATGCGCTGTTAGCCGGTCGTCCGCTGGGTGGACGCATTAGCGCCGTTGATGGCCGCAATATCATTCTTGATCGCGTGTCGTCTGCCGCCGTTGGTGAGCGCCTGATTATCAATCTGCCCAGCGGCACGGCGCAGGGGCGCACAATTGAGGCCGTCAACGATAAAATCATTACAGTCACGACTGAATACAGTGAAACGCCGATCCCTGAATCCGTTTGGGCTGTCGATGCTACTGATTTGGCGTTGCAACTTTACAGAATCATCGGAGTTGCTGAGGGTGACGATGGGGTATCGTTCGATATTACCGGCATTCAGTATGACCCCGATAAATGGGATAAAATCGACACTGGCGCACGCATTGAATCGCGCCCGATCAGCGTTATTCCCCCATCTGTCCAGCCCGCCCCTGCAAATGTTTCAATCAATAGCTACAACGCCGTCGATCAGGGCATAAACATTACGACATTGCGCGTGACGTGGGATAGAGCCGAGAGCGCGATAGCGTATGAGGCACAATGGCGGCAGGACAACGGGAACTGGATAAACGCCCCGCGCACCTCCGCGCTAGGGTTTGAGGTGTCTGGCATTTATGCAGGGCAGTACCAGGCGCGTGTCAGAGCTATTAATGCGGCTGAAATCTCCAGCATGTGGGCGAACGCGCAGGAAACCACGCTGAACGGCAAAGAGGGCAACCCGCCCGCGCTGTCCAGCTTCACGACGACGCCGCTTGTTTTCGGTATCAAGCTCGACTGGGTTTTTCCTGCTGACACGGCCGACACACTGAAAACTGAGATTCAGTATTCCCCAACGAGCGCCGGCCAGAATGCATTATTACTGGCAGATGTGGCCTATCCAACGCGAAGCTATCAGCAGATGGGGTTGAGCATTGGTCAAGAGTTTTTCTATCGCGCCCGTATTGTCGATAAATCCGGTAATCAGGGGCCGTGGACCGGCTGGATACGTGGGGAATCCAGCACTGACGTTAGTGATATCACTGACGTTATCGTTAAAGAGGTTACTGATACTGAAGCGTGGAAATCTCTAATTGATCCGCTCGAGCGTGATATAGCTAGCGGGATGTTGAACAGTATCGAGCAGGCGAAAGCGATTATCCGCAATAGCCTCGCCAACGA contains these protein-coding regions:
- a CDS encoding host specificity protein J; translation: MQSVIEGRKGGSSNARTPVESPDSIQSTSYAKMLLALGEGEFKGGLDGTRIFLDGTPITDANGNANFSGVTWEFRSGTPDQSYIPGFPGVENEITVSTELTSQIAWVRSLTNTQLSAARLRFSWSALQQQYDNGDVGGYRVEYAIDVATDGGSYQQLLRTAVDGKTTTKYERSHRIDLPSANTGWQIRVRRITPNSTSNRIADRMVIEAITEVIDAKLRYPETALLLVQFDAKQFQNIPAVSCEPDGRIIRVPSNYDPVARSYSGAWDGVFKWTWTNNPAWIYYDIQISERFGLGNRIRAENLSITKWDLYRIAQYCDQLVPDGRGGSGTEPRFLCDVYIQSQEEAWTVLNDLGAIFRGATFWANNQMNVVADMPRDIDYIVTRANVRDGKFTYSNASEKTHYSQAMVSWSDPANAYQDAIESVNDNKLVRRYGIKQADVTAIGCIRQTEAIRRGKWILHTNDADRAISYTMGLDGDIPVPGSIVGVADALLAGRPLGGRISAVDGRNIILDRVSSAAVGERLIINLPSGTAQGRTIEAVNDKIITVTTEYSETPIPESVWAVDATDLALQLYRIIGVAEGDDGVSFDITGIQYDPDKWDKIDTGARIESRPISVIPPSVQPAPANVSINSYNAVDQGINITTLRVTWDRAESAIAYEAQWRQDNGNWINAPRTSALGFEVSGIYAGQYQARVRAINAAEISSMWANAQETTLNGKEGNPPALSSFTTTPLVFGIKLDWVFPADTADTLKTEIQYSPTSAGQNALLLADVAYPTRSYQQMGLSIGQEFFYRARIVDKSGNQGPWTGWIRGESSTDVSDITDVIVKEVTDTEAWKSLIDPLERDIASGMLNSIEQAKAIIRNSLANDSETRRWRAQNGERTAEITETRAAVANEVEARTIAMLEMQSQIGTTNSNLNALQQTVTTLEQTTAQDITSLNSKMTDAESGISANSSAVQGLKTSVSNIDGQLSAQVTQISTLTATVNGVSTEISDVSSVVNGMDAKMSAYRSIKVAVDANGRQYIAGIGFDVSNNQEGMQANIIMLADRFTMMVNAGGVPTPIFTNQGTQVILRSAVIGDATITSAKIADSAINNAKIGNAIYSSGYKESGGLGGWLISKPENNLSFVDSGKRLRIQIGVITGVAPDV
- a CDS encoding tail assembly protein; its protein translation is MSVAIEYQPLKTIRLYGVLGATFGRVHRLAVESRQEAIKALSVIIPGFEKFLLTSKSRGLTYAVFDGKRNLSKDELDFNISSEIRIAPIIIGSKQTGLFQVILGAILVVAGYFTFGTTSTIGVSMMMGGASMALGGVIQMLTPMQGGLSMRESPDNKPSYAFGGPVNSIAQGNPVPILYGRRRIGGAIISAGIYAEDQQ